A stretch of Bifidobacterium sp. ESL0704 DNA encodes these proteins:
- a CDS encoding DUF6725 family protein — protein MTLPKSIPADARLVVRILDGRNEQTGRQQFRDFIGHVHSWDGQTLRLTRDAAANGSRPAQDVDIPRERIVVLKPIPERKIRHNHPHNV, from the coding sequence ATGACACTTCCAAAATCAATCCCTGCAGATGCAAGACTCGTGGTCCGAATACTTGACGGACGCAATGAACAAACCGGTCGACAGCAATTCCGGGACTTCATCGGCCATGTACATTCGTGGGATGGACAGACGCTCCGCCTCACGCGGGATGCAGCCGCCAACGGGTCACGTCCTGCGCAGGATGTCGACATTCCCCGCGAACGCATCGTGGTGCTCAAACCGATTCCGGAACGGAAGATACGGCACAATCACCCGCATAACGTATGA
- a CDS encoding tyrosine recombinase XerC — MQYQRQIDRFLDFLKANRGLSANTVKAYRTDLLECLDFLDSNGITSLNEIRLEDLRGWMAHESGNHARSSMARKSVAVRNFFAWADEHDIIATNPAATLMTPKIPQTLPTVLNESQAERLMETVDADCGNGEELQEQADSERFSADNGEESNIGDSSDCRKVRGNPSKNRLKDEALALRDAAMIELLYATGIRVAELTGLDIGDVSFDTRTVRVTGKGDKQRVVPFGAPASRALEAWLSDSGRPILLKTRKQSDNSTKPTSKKGSPVHSLNSSDCTDALFLGARGARIDQRVVRKVVHEKADEAGVPDIGPHALRHSAATHLLDGGADLREVQEMLGHSSLKTTQRYTHVSIEQLKSRYRQAFPRA, encoded by the coding sequence ATGCAATATCAACGCCAGATAGACCGGTTCCTCGACTTTCTGAAAGCCAATCGCGGTCTTTCCGCCAACACCGTGAAGGCGTACCGTACCGATCTGCTGGAATGTTTGGACTTTCTAGACAGTAACGGCATCACAAGTTTGAATGAGATCCGGCTGGAAGACCTGCGTGGGTGGATGGCGCACGAATCAGGCAACCACGCCCGCAGTTCCATGGCACGCAAGAGCGTGGCCGTGCGCAACTTTTTCGCCTGGGCCGACGAGCACGATATCATCGCAACGAATCCCGCGGCCACGCTGATGACGCCGAAAATCCCGCAGACACTGCCTACAGTATTGAATGAATCCCAGGCCGAGCGGCTGATGGAGACCGTCGACGCGGATTGCGGGAACGGCGAGGAGCTTCAAGAACAGGCGGATAGTGAACGTTTTTCTGCAGACAACGGGGAAGAATCCAATATCGGCGATTCTTCTGATTGCCGTAAGGTCAGGGGAAACCCTTCGAAGAACAGGCTCAAAGACGAAGCGCTCGCATTGCGTGACGCGGCGATGATCGAACTGCTCTACGCCACCGGCATCCGGGTCGCGGAGCTGACCGGGTTGGATATCGGCGACGTCTCGTTCGACACCCGCACGGTTCGGGTCACCGGCAAAGGCGACAAGCAACGTGTGGTGCCGTTCGGCGCACCTGCGTCCCGGGCGTTGGAGGCTTGGCTGTCGGATTCCGGGCGCCCGATACTGCTCAAAACCAGAAAACAATCCGACAATTCGACGAAACCCACTTCGAAGAAGGGGAGTCCCGTCCACTCGCTCAATTCTTCTGATTGCACGGATGCCCTGTTTCTCGGAGCTCGCGGCGCCCGCATCGACCAACGTGTGGTACGCAAGGTGGTCCACGAGAAGGCCGACGAGGCCGGTGTGCCGGATATCGGTCCGCATGCCCTGCGGCACAGCGCGGCGACCCATCTGCTCGACGGCGGTGCCGATTTGCGTGAGGTTCAGGAGATGCTCGGCCATTCCTCGCTCAAGACCACGCAGCGATATACCCACGTTTCCATCGAACAGCTCAAATCACGCTATCGGCAGGCTTTTCCCCGGGCATAG
- a CDS encoding ABC transporter substrate-binding protein, producing the protein MKKKGLALAAVVCSAAMLLSACGGSGSSSSSSSNGGKDIITLFNSEPQNPLIPGNTNETGGGMVLRGLFSQLVRFDVKGNPVNDQAQSIKPNADGTQYTIKLKPGLKFSDGSPIKAENFTKAWSYVANVKNAQKCSSFFSTIKGYKDLQKTSGLKGDEQLSGLKVVDDTTFTVDLDSPDATFPIKVGYSGFAPLPESFYKDPKAFGNKPIGNGPYKFDSWNHGTDIKIVKNSYYKGDDKPQNDGVDFKIYTKSSAAYADVQAGNLDAMNAIPPEDTKSFRTDSSLQAYAKPGSSIQQFTIPSDLPHFQTGTEEGTLRRQAISMSIDRATIIKKVLNGLGETAHEFTAPVIPGYSATLKGNENLKYNPTKAKELWQKADAISKDNDKLTLAYNSDGTSKPVFDAMVNSINNTLGSGVSATNPMPTFQEFRDAISNRKVKGGFRSGWMPDYPSAENYLVQNFATSAGHGNGSNDGDYSNPKFDDELNKAYAAKSVDEANKDYQQAQEVLLNDLPAIPLYYMANQGVAAKGVKGFAIDWQSYPTFIQMHK; encoded by the coding sequence ATGAAGAAGAAAGGTCTGGCCCTTGCAGCTGTTGTCTGCTCGGCGGCCATGCTCCTTAGCGCCTGTGGCGGATCCGGCTCTTCGTCGAGCTCATCGTCCAATGGCGGCAAGGACATCATCACGCTCTTCAATTCAGAGCCTCAGAATCCTCTGATTCCCGGCAACACCAATGAAACCGGCGGCGGCATGGTCTTGCGTGGTCTGTTCTCGCAACTGGTTCGTTTCGACGTCAAGGGCAACCCCGTCAACGATCAGGCGCAGTCCATCAAGCCGAACGCCGATGGCACCCAGTACACCATCAAGCTTAAGCCCGGTCTGAAATTCAGCGACGGCAGCCCGATCAAGGCCGAGAACTTCACCAAGGCATGGAGCTATGTCGCCAATGTGAAGAACGCTCAGAAGTGCTCGTCTTTCTTCTCGACGATCAAGGGCTATAAGGATCTTCAAAAGACCAGCGGGCTCAAGGGCGACGAACAGCTGTCCGGCCTCAAGGTCGTCGACGACACCACGTTCACCGTCGATCTGGATTCTCCCGATGCCACGTTCCCGATCAAGGTCGGCTATTCCGGCTTCGCGCCGCTTCCCGAGTCCTTCTACAAGGATCCGAAGGCCTTCGGCAACAAGCCGATCGGCAATGGTCCCTACAAGTTCGACTCCTGGAACCACGGCACCGACATCAAGATCGTCAAGAACTCCTACTACAAGGGTGATGACAAGCCGCAGAACGACGGCGTCGATTTCAAGATCTATACCAAGTCGAGCGCCGCATACGCGGATGTTCAGGCGGGCAACCTTGACGCCATGAACGCCATTCCTCCGGAGGATACGAAGAGCTTCAGGACCGACAGCAGCCTGCAGGCCTATGCAAAGCCGGGTTCCTCGATTCAGCAGTTCACCATTCCTTCCGATCTTCCCCATTTCCAGACCGGCACCGAGGAAGGCACGTTGCGTCGTCAGGCCATCTCCATGTCCATCGACCGCGCCACCATCATCAAGAAGGTGCTCAACGGCCTCGGCGAGACCGCGCACGAGTTCACCGCTCCGGTGATCCCCGGCTATTCCGCAACGCTCAAGGGCAACGAGAACCTCAAGTACAACCCCACCAAGGCCAAGGAACTCTGGCAGAAGGCCGATGCCATCTCGAAGGACAACGACAAGCTGACGCTCGCCTACAACTCCGACGGCACCTCGAAGCCCGTCTTCGACGCGATGGTCAACTCCATCAACAACACCCTGGGCTCCGGCGTCTCCGCCACCAACCCGATGCCTACGTTCCAGGAATTCCGTGACGCCATCTCCAACCGCAAGGTCAAGGGCGGCTTCCGTTCCGGCTGGATGCCTGATTATCCGTCGGCCGAGAACTATCTGGTGCAGAACTTCGCCACTTCCGCCGGCCATGGCAATGGCTCCAACGACGGCGATTACAGCAACCCGAAGTTCGACGACGAACTGAACAAGGCCTATGCGGCCAAGTCCGTCGACGAGGCGAACAAGGATTATCAGCAGGCTCAGGAAGTCTTGCTGAACGATCTGCCTGCCATCCCTCTGTACTACATGGCGAATCAGGGTGTCGCAGCCAAGGGCGTCAAGGGCTTCGCCATCGATTGGCAGTCCTATCCGACCTTCATCCAGATGCACAAGTGA
- a CDS encoding ABC transporter substrate-binding protein yields the protein MKKRMLALTAVACSLGMLLAGCGATNATGAKDGNGVITVFDTEPQNLLVPGNTNESGGARPGTLLFAGLVSFDAKGKASNEVAQSIEGNANSTQYTVKLKPGWKFSDGTPVTSKSFTKAWSYVANVKNAQKCSSFLSTVQGYDDLQKAGSLKGTEQLSGLKDIDDTTFTVTMSKPDATFPIKVGYLAFAPLPESFYKDPKAFGNAPVGDGPYKLESWNHNTEIRLVRNKLYKGNVKPKNGGVTFKIYTKVDAAYADVQGNNLDVLDTVPTADAKSFRTDQNVQAYNRPGSIIQMFTIPSNLPHFEAGTQEGTLRRQAISKAIDRQGIIDKVLNGTGTQPVDFTSPKTPGFSKGLKGKDNLVFNAASAKELWAKADAISKDNDKFTISYNSDGGNKAIYDAMVNSIKNTLGIDVAADPMPTFQEFRNAVDKRSIKGGFRSGWQPDYPSAENYLFQEYDSAAAHGSGSNDGDYQNREYDRLMDEAYAAPSTDAANAIYSQAQEILLNDLPAIPMYYDNAHGVAAKGVKGLAVDWQNLPVYSQLHK from the coding sequence ATGAAGAAACGAATGCTTGCACTCACCGCTGTGGCATGCTCACTGGGCATGCTTCTCGCCGGTTGCGGCGCAACGAACGCAACGGGTGCCAAGGACGGCAATGGAGTGATCACCGTCTTCGACACGGAGCCGCAGAATCTGCTCGTTCCGGGCAACACCAATGAGTCGGGCGGCGCCCGGCCCGGCACGCTGCTGTTCGCAGGACTTGTCTCCTTCGATGCCAAAGGCAAGGCGTCCAATGAGGTGGCCCAGTCGATCGAGGGCAATGCGAACTCCACCCAATACACCGTCAAGCTCAAACCGGGTTGGAAGTTCAGTGACGGCACCCCGGTGACGTCGAAATCCTTCACCAAGGCATGGAGCTATGTCGCCAATGTGAAGAACGCTCAGAAGTGCTCGTCCTTCCTCTCCACCGTTCAGGGCTATGACGACCTGCAGAAGGCCGGCAGTCTCAAAGGCACCGAGCAGCTTTCCGGGTTGAAGGATATCGACGATACCACGTTCACGGTCACCATGTCCAAGCCGGACGCGACTTTCCCGATCAAGGTCGGCTATCTTGCCTTCGCCCCGCTGCCTGAGTCGTTCTACAAGGATCCCAAGGCCTTCGGCAATGCTCCGGTGGGCGACGGACCCTATAAGTTGGAAAGCTGGAACCATAACACGGAGATCCGGCTGGTGCGCAACAAGCTCTACAAGGGCAACGTCAAGCCGAAGAACGGGGGTGTAACGTTCAAGATCTACACCAAGGTGGACGCCGCATACGCCGACGTGCAGGGGAATAATCTTGATGTGCTCGACACGGTGCCCACCGCCGATGCCAAAAGCTTCAGGACCGACCAGAACGTGCAGGCGTACAACCGACCGGGTTCGATCATTCAGATGTTCACGATTCCTTCGAACCTGCCGCATTTCGAGGCAGGCACCCAGGAGGGCACGTTGCGTCGTCAGGCCATATCCAAGGCCATCGACAGGCAGGGGATCATCGACAAGGTGCTCAACGGCACCGGCACGCAGCCGGTCGATTTCACCTCGCCCAAGACCCCTGGATTCTCCAAAGGGCTGAAAGGCAAAGACAACCTCGTCTTTAACGCCGCGAGCGCCAAGGAGCTGTGGGCCAAGGCCGACGCCATTTCCAAGGACAACGACAAATTCACCATCTCCTACAACTCGGACGGCGGCAACAAGGCGATCTACGACGCCATGGTCAACTCCATCAAGAACACGCTGGGCATCGACGTGGCCGCCGACCCGATGCCGACATTCCAGGAATTCCGCAATGCCGTCGACAAACGCAGCATCAAGGGCGGCTTCCGTTCCGGCTGGCAGCCCGACTATCCTTCCGCCGAGAACTATCTGTTCCAGGAATACGATTCCGCTGCGGCCCACGGCAGCGGTTCCAATGACGGGGACTATCAAAACCGCGAATACGACCGGTTGATGGATGAAGCCTACGCGGCTCCGTCCACGGACGCGGCCAACGCCATCTACAGCCAGGCGCAGGAGATTCTGTTGAACGACCTGCCGGCGATTCCCATGTATTATGACAATGCACACGGTGTGGCGGCCAAGGGGGTCAAAGGCCTGGCCGTGGACTGGCAGAACCTACCGGTATACAGCCAGTTGCATAAGTAG
- a CDS encoding ABC transporter permease, with the protein MGKYLLRRILQMIPVVLGTTLLVYALVFALPGDPVKAMFGDKPVNAAVAAQIRAEYNLDKPFIIQYLLFLKNALTLNFGNTFAGQPVIDEIGRAFPVTIRLALMAFVFEAVFGVIFGIISGLKKGKWYDSVILIVSLLLISVPTFVTGFLAQYFLGVKWRLLPVTAGSDPGFLDLLMPAMVLGSVSMAYIIRLTRSEVSSNIAEDYVRTARAKGMSNRSVIVRHVLRNSLIPVVTYLGQDLGALMGGAMISETIFNVHGIGFLTYQSILKGESNMVVSIVTLLTLIFVVCNLAVDMLYAALDPRIRYA; encoded by the coding sequence ATGGGCAAGTATCTTCTGCGCCGTATTCTGCAGATGATCCCCGTGGTTCTCGGCACAACGTTGTTGGTTTACGCCCTTGTCTTCGCGCTTCCCGGTGATCCGGTGAAGGCGATGTTCGGCGACAAACCGGTCAACGCTGCGGTCGCGGCCCAGATTCGCGCGGAATATAACCTCGATAAGCCATTCATCATTCAGTATCTGCTGTTCCTGAAGAACGCATTGACACTCAATTTCGGCAACACGTTCGCCGGGCAGCCGGTTATCGACGAGATAGGCAGGGCCTTCCCGGTGACCATCAGGCTGGCATTGATGGCTTTCGTGTTCGAGGCGGTATTCGGTGTCATATTCGGCATCATCTCCGGTCTGAAAAAAGGCAAGTGGTACGATTCCGTCATCCTGATTGTCTCCCTGCTCCTGATTTCCGTGCCGACGTTCGTCACCGGTTTCCTGGCGCAGTACTTCCTCGGTGTCAAGTGGCGTCTGCTGCCGGTCACCGCAGGCAGCGACCCCGGCTTCCTGGACCTGTTGATGCCGGCCATGGTGCTTGGTTCCGTTTCGATGGCCTATATCATCAGGCTTACGCGTTCCGAGGTCTCCTCGAACATCGCCGAGGACTATGTACGCACCGCCCGGGCCAAAGGCATGTCGAACCGATCGGTGATCGTTCGCCATGTGCTGCGTAATTCCTTGATTCCTGTCGTCACCTATCTCGGCCAGGATCTTGGAGCGCTGATGGGCGGCGCCATGATTTCGGAAACCATCTTCAACGTCCACGGCATCGGCTTCCTGACCTATCAAAGCATCCTCAAGGGTGAAAGCAACATGGTGGTTTCCATCGTCACGCTGCTGACCCTGATATTCGTGGTATGCAACCTGGCTGTTGATATGCTCTACGCGGCTCTCGATCCGCGTATCAGGTATGCGTGA
- a CDS encoding ABC transporter permease produces the protein MSDKTTNMTMADSHVLPGQERYVAPPDAVKLQEVDSVDESAPATSMWADAWRTLRKNPLFIVSAILILCVIFVALFPGVFTHQNPNFCQLDHSLEKGSAGHPFGYDTQGCDVFTRTVYGTRTSLSVGILTTLLVMVVGSLIGALAGFFGGWIDAVLSRFTDIFMAIPLLLGAIVVLQMFRTSGSVWKIVLVLTLFGWTQTARISRGAVMETKNLEFNTASTALGSTPWRNLMRHILPNSMASIIVVTTTSLGTYIVSEATLSFLGIGLPTTTVSWGGDISNAQTILRTDPSVLFYPSAALAITVLAFIMMGDAVKDALDPKSRTA, from the coding sequence ATGAGCGACAAGACAACCAATATGACCATGGCCGATTCCCATGTGCTTCCCGGGCAGGAACGGTACGTAGCACCGCCGGATGCCGTCAAACTGCAGGAAGTCGATTCGGTCGATGAATCGGCACCTGCCACCAGTATGTGGGCCGACGCGTGGAGGACGCTGCGTAAGAACCCGCTGTTCATCGTTTCGGCGATACTGATTCTCTGCGTCATCTTCGTGGCGCTGTTCCCGGGTGTGTTCACCCATCAGAACCCCAATTTCTGCCAGTTGGACCATTCCCTGGAGAAAGGCAGCGCCGGTCATCCCTTCGGCTACGACACCCAGGGCTGCGACGTCTTCACCCGTACCGTCTACGGCACCCGTACCTCGCTGTCCGTCGGCATTCTCACCACGCTGCTCGTGATGGTCGTCGGTTCCCTGATCGGGGCCCTCGCCGGCTTCTTCGGCGGCTGGATCGATGCGGTGCTGAGCCGTTTCACCGATATCTTCATGGCCATCCCGCTGTTGCTCGGTGCCATCGTGGTGCTGCAGATGTTCCGTACCTCCGGATCGGTCTGGAAGATCGTGCTGGTGCTGACACTGTTCGGCTGGACACAGACCGCGCGAATATCGCGAGGGGCGGTGATGGAGACCAAGAACCTTGAGTTCAACACCGCTTCCACCGCGTTGGGTTCGACGCCGTGGCGCAACCTGATGCGACACATCCTTCCCAATTCCATGGCCTCGATCATCGTGGTGACCACCACGTCACTCGGCACCTACATCGTCTCCGAGGCGACCCTGAGCTTCCTCGGTATCGGCCTGCCGACCACGACCGTGAGCTGGGGCGGCGATATTTCCAACGCGCAGACCATCCTGCGCACCGATCCCTCCGTCCTCTTCTATCCGTCGGCCGCGCTGGCCATCACGGTGCTTGCCTTCATCATGATGGGCGACGCCGTCAAGGACGCGCTTGACCCCAAGAGCCGTACGGCGTGA
- a CDS encoding ABC transporter ATP-binding protein — MSEMNSKNEKNEKLFQMQREQGPILEVKDLKVDFTTGDKRAVHAVRDASFNVYPGQWVAIVGESGSGKSTSAMAVLGLLPGTGHVVGGSIKLEGEEISGYTRKQYEQLLGDKMGLVPQDPMSNLNPVWRIGTQVEEALKANHMDISHEKRSKLAKALAGGEVAVKSEDDETFIGSKELPDLLKAAQDALGEAGVNGDQAEKKMDYFRQEWVPGSETRWRVADDLIKAGVGDDKAWEIAKQYVLGSTMTDRISGLLQEAGLPDAATRARQYPHEFSGGMLQRALIAIGLACRPDLLIADEPTSALDVTVQKRILDHLHTLTDELGTAVLFITHDLGLAAERAQHIVVMYKGQVVESGPSLEVLQHPQHPYTKRLVAAAPSLASQRIISAKEHGENAESLMEHHVKGEETLEKSEHIITVSHLTREFKLPRKKEMFKAVDDVSFSVKRGTTLAIVGESGSGKSTVANMVLKLLKPTSGTVTYEGKDISEFEGKSLLDFRRHVQPVFQNPYGSLDPMYSIYRSIEEPLRIHKIGDKKSREQRVRELLDLVKMPQSVMQRYPNELSGGQRQRIAVARAMALNPDVIVCDEAVSALDVLVQDQVLQLLNDLQAERGLSYLFITHDLAVVRQIADEVVVMQKGRLVEHATTDEVFDHPKQQYTKDLLDAIPGGHLQLGLD; from the coding sequence ATGAGCGAAATGAATAGCAAGAACGAAAAGAACGAAAAACTTTTTCAGATGCAGCGTGAGCAGGGGCCGATCCTTGAGGTCAAGGACCTGAAGGTCGACTTCACCACCGGCGACAAACGTGCGGTGCATGCCGTGCGCGACGCCTCCTTCAACGTCTATCCGGGCCAATGGGTCGCGATCGTGGGCGAATCGGGCTCCGGCAAGTCCACTTCCGCCATGGCGGTTCTGGGTCTGCTTCCCGGCACCGGTCACGTCGTGGGCGGCTCCATCAAGCTGGAAGGCGAGGAGATTTCCGGCTACACGCGCAAGCAGTATGAGCAGCTTCTCGGCGACAAGATGGGCCTGGTCCCGCAGGACCCGATGAGCAACCTCAACCCTGTCTGGCGCATCGGCACCCAGGTGGAAGAGGCTTTGAAGGCCAACCACATGGACATCTCCCACGAGAAGCGTTCGAAACTGGCCAAGGCGTTGGCCGGCGGCGAAGTGGCGGTCAAAAGCGAGGACGATGAGACCTTCATCGGCTCCAAAGAGCTTCCCGACCTTCTGAAGGCCGCACAGGACGCTCTTGGCGAGGCCGGTGTGAACGGCGACCAAGCCGAGAAAAAGATGGACTATTTCAGGCAGGAATGGGTTCCCGGTTCCGAGACCCGCTGGCGCGTGGCCGATGACCTGATCAAGGCCGGGGTCGGCGATGACAAGGCGTGGGAGATTGCCAAGCAGTATGTGCTCGGCAGCACCATGACCGACCGCATCTCCGGTCTTCTGCAAGAGGCTGGTCTGCCCGACGCGGCCACCCGTGCCCGTCAGTACCCGCACGAGTTCTCCGGCGGTATGCTGCAGCGTGCGCTGATCGCCATCGGCCTGGCCTGCCGCCCCGATCTGCTGATCGCAGACGAGCCCACCAGCGCCCTCGACGTCACCGTGCAGAAGAGGATCCTCGACCACCTGCACACCCTGACCGACGAACTTGGCACCGCAGTGCTGTTCATCACCCATGATCTGGGTCTGGCCGCCGAACGCGCCCAGCACATCGTGGTCATGTACAAGGGTCAGGTCGTCGAATCCGGCCCGTCGCTTGAGGTGCTCCAGCATCCGCAGCATCCCTACACCAAGCGTCTGGTGGCCGCAGCCCCGTCGCTGGCCTCTCAGCGCATCATCTCCGCCAAGGAACACGGTGAGAACGCCGAGTCCTTGATGGAGCATCATGTCAAGGGAGAGGAAACGCTTGAGAAGAGCGAGCACATCATTACGGTGAGCCACCTGACCCGCGAATTCAAGCTTCCGCGCAAGAAGGAAATGTTCAAGGCCGTCGACGATGTGTCATTCTCGGTCAAGCGGGGCACGACGCTGGCGATTGTGGGCGAATCCGGTTCAGGCAAGTCCACCGTGGCCAATATGGTGTTGAAACTCCTGAAGCCCACCAGCGGCACCGTGACCTACGAAGGCAAGGACATCAGCGAGTTTGAGGGCAAATCGCTGCTCGACTTCCGCAGGCACGTCCAGCCGGTCTTCCAGAACCCGTACGGTTCGCTCGATCCGATGTATTCCATCTACCGCTCCATCGAGGAACCGTTGCGCATCCACAAGATCGGCGACAAGAAGAGCCGTGAACAGCGCGTGCGAGAGCTGCTCGATCTGGTGAAGATGCCGCAATCGGTGATGCAGCGCTATCCGAACGAGCTTTCCGGTGGCCAGCGTCAGCGCATCGCCGTCGCCCGCGCCATGGCTTTGAACCCCGACGTTATCGTCTGCGACGAGGCCGTTTCCGCCCTCGACGTGTTGGTGCAGGATCAGGTGCTGCAGCTGTTGAACGATCTGCAGGCCGAACGTGGGCTGAGCTACCTGTTCATCACCCACGATCTGGCCGTGGTCCGTCAGATCGCCGATGAGGTCGTGGTGATGCAGAAGGGCAGGCTTGTCGAGCACGCCACCACCGACGAGGTCTTCGACCATCCGAAGCAGCAGTACACCAAGGATCTGCTCGACGCGATTCCAGGAGGCCATCTGCAGCTCGGTTTGGACTGA
- a CDS encoding exodeoxyribonuclease III, translating into MSITVTTSNLNGIRAARRKGVLDWAEANTPDIWCMQEVRAPQEEIDPIFEAMADGYAKAGKVSEAENLGRMDEVCRIKGRAGVGLLSDLDIEERRYGLMDLDEDVDSGRWIEADVTTPSGMKLTVASVYVHAGNTDDPNKMMQKYRFLDRMLERMGELRDEAEKGGRQALLCGDMNIAHTPLDIKNAKANEKHSGFLPAERAYVDQWLDPAQYGFVDVMRNLAGDVQGPYTWWSQRGRAFDNNVGWRIDYQLATRELAETAVSFDIDRAPSYDTRWSDHAPLSVVYEI; encoded by the coding sequence ATGAGCATAACAGTGACTACTTCGAATCTGAACGGTATCCGCGCGGCCAGACGCAAGGGCGTGCTTGACTGGGCCGAGGCCAATACCCCGGACATCTGGTGCATGCAGGAGGTGCGCGCTCCGCAGGAGGAGATCGACCCTATTTTCGAAGCCATGGCGGATGGCTACGCCAAGGCCGGCAAGGTTTCGGAAGCTGAGAATCTTGGCCGTATGGATGAGGTCTGCCGTATCAAGGGCCGCGCCGGGGTCGGCCTGTTGAGCGACCTCGATATCGAGGAACGGCGTTACGGGCTGATGGACCTGGACGAAGATGTCGATTCAGGCCGTTGGATCGAGGCCGACGTCACCACCCCGTCGGGTATGAAACTTACCGTCGCCAGCGTCTACGTGCACGCGGGCAATACCGACGACCCCAACAAGATGATGCAGAAATACCGCTTCCTCGACCGTATGCTCGAGCGCATGGGCGAGCTGCGTGACGAGGCCGAAAAGGGTGGCCGTCAGGCACTGCTGTGCGGCGACATGAATATCGCCCACACCCCGCTGGATATCAAGAACGCCAAGGCCAATGAGAAGCATTCAGGCTTTCTGCCTGCCGAACGCGCCTACGTCGACCAATGGCTCGACCCCGCGCAATACGGTTTCGTCGATGTCATGAGGAACCTGGCCGGTGACGTGCAGGGCCCGTACACCTGGTGGAGCCAGCGCGGACGTGCCTTCGACAACAACGTCGGCTGGAGGATCGACTATCAGCTGGCGACCCGGGAATTGGCCGAAACGGCCGTGTCCTTCGACATCGATCGAGCTCCCTCCTATGACACCCGCTGGTCCGATCATGCACCGTTGAGTGTGGTGTATGAGATCTAG
- a CDS encoding DUF3710 domain-containing protein codes for MGLFGFGKKKRHEDEAETQDEAVDAENTKAENAEAGSDADEADASEDHKVPEEASEAYPDRGTLYGPWDIDEQEAPNYDEYLDMGAYYLPFMQGIELRVKASRASGQVLGCTISYKTSSLEIEALAAPKTLSLWDGVSEDLLAANPQASKEPGIFGTEIKLPVTVKGGKKLITRIVGVDGPRWMLRGIFSGRAATHPESPETKALNQFFSDIVVDRGEEPLAPRDLIPMHAPVSPEERRKADEAAAEADKDGKDHKIPKRINGPFVADQQTEVQTTISRGPMFSELR; via the coding sequence ATGGGATTGTTCGGATTCGGCAAGAAGAAGCGTCACGAAGATGAGGCCGAGACACAGGACGAAGCTGTTGATGCTGAAAACACCAAGGCCGAAAACGCGGAAGCAGGTTCGGACGCAGACGAGGCAGATGCCAGCGAAGACCACAAGGTGCCCGAAGAGGCGAGCGAAGCCTATCCCGACCGTGGCACGCTTTACGGTCCTTGGGACATCGATGAGCAGGAAGCTCCGAACTACGACGAATATCTCGACATGGGCGCCTATTACCTGCCCTTCATGCAGGGCATCGAGCTGAGGGTCAAGGCCAGCCGCGCCAGCGGCCAGGTGCTTGGCTGCACCATCTCCTACAAGACCTCCAGCCTCGAAATCGAAGCGCTCGCGGCTCCCAAGACACTGAGCCTTTGGGACGGGGTGAGTGAGGATCTGCTGGCCGCCAATCCGCAAGCCAGCAAGGAGCCGGGCATCTTCGGCACCGAAATCAAACTGCCCGTCACCGTTAAAGGCGGCAAAAAGCTGATCACCCGCATCGTCGGCGTCGATGGGCCACGTTGGATGCTTCGCGGCATCTTCTCCGGTCGCGCCGCCACCCATCCGGAAAGTCCTGAGACCAAGGCCCTGAACCAGTTCTTCTCCGATATCGTGGTCGACCGCGGCGAGGAACCATTGGCGCCGCGTGACTTGATTCCGATGCACGCCCCGGTTTCCCCCGAGGAACGCCGTAAAGCCGATGAAGCGGCAGCCGAGGCAGACAAGGACGGCAAGGACCATAAGATTCCCAAGCGTATCAACGGGCCGTTCGTCGCCGACCAGCAGACCGAGGTGCAGACCACGATTTCGCGTGGCCCGATGTTCTCGGAATTGCGCTGA